In Wolbachia endosymbiont of Aedes albopictus, one DNA window encodes the following:
- the map gene encoding type I methionyl aminopeptidase, giving the protein MNITIHSQEDFEFMRKAGRLAAETLDFIAPYVKIGVTTNELNDLCHDFIINAGAIPAPLNYRGYPKSICTSKNAVVCHGVPDDKLLKDGDILNIDVTVILNGWHGDTSRMFWVGKPSIKAKRLCDATYHALMEAIKQVKPGNKLNEIGLAIEKYIRDFGYSIVRSYCGHGIGKVFHAPPNVVHFYDQDENLILKEGMFFTIEPMINAGKHETLLSKLDDWTVTTRDLSLSAQFEHTLGVTKDGAEIFTLSPKNWHFPPYN; this is encoded by the coding sequence ATGAACATAACTATACACTCACAAGAAGATTTTGAATTTATGCGCAAGGCTGGCAGGCTTGCTGCTGAAACTCTTGATTTCATTGCACCGTACGTAAAGATAGGGGTAACAACTAATGAGTTAAATGATCTATGTCATGATTTTATAATTAATGCAGGTGCAATTCCAGCACCACTAAATTATAGGGGGTATCCAAAATCAATTTGCACTTCAAAAAATGCAGTTGTGTGCCATGGTGTTCCCGATGATAAACTGCTTAAAGATGGAGATATTTTGAATATTGACGTTACGGTGATTTTAAATGGCTGGCATGGTGATACAAGTCGCATGTTTTGGGTTGGCAAACCATCAATAAAAGCAAAACGTTTGTGTGACGCTACTTATCATGCATTGATGGAAGCAATTAAACAAGTTAAACCCGGCAATAAGTTAAATGAAATAGGGCTTGCTATAGAGAAATATATTAGAGATTTTGGATATTCTATCGTACGTAGCTACTGCGGACACGGTATAGGAAAAGTCTTTCATGCTCCGCCAAATGTAGTGCATTTCTATGATCAAGATGAAAATCTCATCTTGAAGGAAGGTATGTTTTTTACAATAGAGCCAATGATTAATGCTGGAAAACATGAGACTCTGCTCAGTAAACTCGATGACTGGACAGTGACAACACGCGATCTTTCACTTTCTGCTCAATTTGAACATACGCTCGGAGTAACTAAAGATGGTGCTGAAATATTCACATTATCACCTAAAAATTGGCACTTCCCACCATATAATTAG
- the rsmH gene encoding 16S rRNA (cytosine(1402)-N(4))-methyltransferase RsmH yields MTHTPVLLKEMLSQLSPQDGGIYVDATFGAGGYSKAILESADCKVHAIDRDETVTKFYDDLSVRYPDRIKLFIEKFSNIKSILSSVEPSPVIPVLDTGKNNWSRAGMTSNGVDGVVFDIGVSSMQLDNGDRGFSFLHNGPLDMSMDNSSYINASTFVNALREEEIANTIYNYGGEHHSRKIARAIINARKKKTIKTTFELADIVRSVVFRGKSKIDPATRTFQAIRIWVNDELGELEKGIKAASEILSENGKLIVVTFHSLEDRIVKTFFKDLCATDCKTFSLLNKKVIKASIEEVSANPRSRSAKLRAIQKLS; encoded by the coding sequence ATGACACACACTCCAGTTTTGTTAAAAGAGATGCTATCACAACTTTCACCACAAGATGGTGGTATATACGTGGATGCCACATTTGGAGCTGGAGGATATAGCAAAGCAATATTGGAGTCAGCTGATTGCAAAGTACATGCAATTGATAGAGATGAAACGGTAACTAAGTTTTATGATGATTTAAGTGTTAGATATCCCGATAGAATAAAACTATTCATTGAGAAGTTTAGTAATATTAAAAGTATACTAAGCAGCGTTGAGCCATCTCCTGTCATCCCAGTACTTGATACTGGAAAAAATAACTGGTCACGCGCTGGAATGACATCAAACGGAGTGGATGGGGTGGTCTTTGACATCGGAGTTTCATCTATGCAGCTTGATAACGGAGATAGAGGGTTCTCATTTTTACATAATGGTCCACTCGATATGAGCATGGATAATTCTTCTTATATAAACGCTTCAACGTTTGTTAACGCTTTACGCGAAGAAGAAATTGCAAATACTATATATAACTACGGAGGAGAGCATCATTCTCGCAAAATTGCAAGAGCAATAATAAATGCACGGAAGAAGAAAACTATCAAAACTACATTTGAACTTGCGGATATTGTACGTTCCGTGGTATTTCGTGGAAAAAGCAAAATTGATCCTGCAACCAGAACATTTCAGGCAATCAGAATATGGGTAAACGATGAGCTGGGAGAACTTGAAAAGGGTATTAAAGCTGCATCTGAGATTTTAAGTGAGAATGGCAAATTAATTGTCGTCACCTTTCATTCCTTAGAAGATCGTATAGTCAAAACTTTTTTTAAAGATTTATGTGCTACTGATTGCAAGACATTCTCTCTTCTAAATAAAAAAGTGATCAAAGCAAGTATAGAAGAAGTAAGTGCAAATCCGCGTTCACGCTCAGCAAAACTAAGAGCTATACAGAAGTTGTCATGA
- a CDS encoding MFS transporter, whose protein sequence is MQQITKVIFSSLICNTLLWYDHMLFSHLISIIGDVFFPSDDKLVSILKAFGVFAVGFLIRPIGAAIFGYIGDKYGRKIALFLSIILMTLSTVLIAFVPGYQSIGILASMLVVCLRLLQGISLGGEAGNAPFLIEHAPKNKKGFFGSIEVLSAILGSILSLIAVLICKKVSDFESWGWRLPFIFSLAMGLISIYMRYILDESPEYKRQEKRSELPLKELLNGYRKPFLISVGVDIVENSSLYIYLVFFNVLTSTINTQFNHTVEILNQVALGGLTILFAMLSDKIGRAKVMKFAFVTFIVVSYPVFSMILSGDNLLTIMAHVLFIIPIAASLGPVSAFMCELFPTRVRYSGFGLSRNIASGFFGGLAPFICTTIIKVTGQETSASFYMIFCALIGLVAISQIKD, encoded by the coding sequence ATGCAGCAAATAACAAAAGTAATATTTTCAAGTTTGATTTGTAACACTTTATTGTGGTATGACCACATGCTTTTCAGTCACCTAATAAGCATAATCGGAGATGTGTTTTTTCCATCAGATGATAAATTAGTCAGCATACTTAAGGCTTTTGGAGTTTTTGCAGTAGGTTTCTTGATAAGACCAATAGGTGCTGCTATATTTGGTTACATCGGTGATAAATATGGCAGAAAAATTGCCCTATTTCTTTCTATTATATTGATGACTCTGTCAACCGTATTAATTGCTTTTGTTCCAGGTTATCAAAGCATTGGAATACTAGCGTCAATGCTGGTAGTTTGTTTAAGGTTATTGCAGGGTATATCTCTTGGAGGAGAAGCAGGAAATGCACCATTTTTAATAGAACACGCTCCTAAAAACAAAAAAGGATTTTTTGGCAGCATTGAGGTATTAAGTGCAATTCTTGGTTCAATATTAAGCCTGATAGCGGTACTCATATGCAAGAAAGTATCTGATTTTGAATCTTGGGGGTGGAGATTACCTTTCATTTTTAGTTTAGCAATGGGATTAATCAGCATATATATGAGATATATACTTGATGAAAGCCCAGAGTATAAAAGACAAGAAAAACGATCTGAATTGCCGTTAAAAGAACTATTAAATGGCTATAGAAAACCTTTTCTGATATCAGTAGGAGTCGATATAGTTGAAAATTCATCTCTTTATATATATCTAGTGTTTTTCAATGTGCTTACATCAACAATAAACACTCAATTTAATCACACAGTGGAAATATTGAATCAGGTCGCACTTGGAGGGTTAACAATACTGTTTGCAATGCTTTCTGATAAAATAGGAAGAGCAAAAGTCATGAAATTTGCATTTGTGACTTTTATAGTAGTAAGTTATCCAGTTTTTTCAATGATACTAAGTGGTGATAATTTGCTCACCATAATGGCGCACGTTCTTTTTATAATCCCAATAGCTGCATCGCTTGGGCCTGTTAGTGCATTTATGTGTGAATTATTCCCAACAAGGGTACGATACAGTGGATTTGGTTTATCAAGAAATATAGCTTCGGGATTTTTTGGTGGCCTTGCACCATTTATATGCACAACAATTATCAAGGTTACAGGACAGGAAACTTCAGCTAGTTTTTACATGATTTTCTGTGCATTAATTGGACTAGTTGCTATATCGCAAATTAAGGATTAG
- a CDS encoding 50S ribosomal protein L25/general stress protein Ctc, producing MTQQEIVTINAELRDITKTKAMHSLRKKGNIPGIIYGKGHDNINLTLSAKEFTKQYKSGSLSAHLIELNVSGKKEYALVRDIQLHVVKDTVQHVDFQFVDKGSEIKIDIPLSFVNESKAPGIKLGGVLNVLCRSIAVKCSPDKIPQVIEVDLSGKMIGQSIHINDVKLPEGVKFVAHEEENFTIVTISAADSDVEKPQAETEE from the coding sequence ATGACACAACAAGAAATAGTAACAATTAATGCAGAGTTACGTGATATAACAAAAACAAAAGCGATGCATTCTCTAAGGAAGAAAGGAAACATCCCTGGAATCATATATGGAAAGGGCCATGATAATATAAATTTAACATTGTCTGCAAAGGAATTCACGAAGCAATATAAATCAGGCTCTCTTTCTGCACATTTGATAGAGCTGAATGTTTCGGGCAAAAAGGAATATGCTCTTGTTCGCGATATCCAATTGCATGTAGTAAAGGATACTGTGCAACATGTTGATTTTCAATTTGTTGATAAAGGCAGCGAAATTAAAATAGACATACCTCTATCATTTGTGAATGAAAGTAAAGCTCCAGGGATCAAGTTAGGTGGAGTGCTTAATGTTTTGTGTCGTTCTATTGCTGTTAAATGCTCTCCTGATAAAATACCTCAGGTTATTGAAGTTGATTTATCTGGTAAAATGATTGGCCAGTCTATACATATTAATGATGTAAAATTACCAGAAGGTGTTAAGTTTGTAGCTCATGAAGAAGAAAATTTTACTATTGTTACAATTTCTGCTGCCGATAGTGACGTTGAAAAACCTCAAGCAGAAACAGAGGAATAG
- the ftsA gene encoding cell division protein FtsA, with translation MYSAVIAKPKRNVFAVLDIGTTKIICLIVKINDNFSYKVTGTGYKIAEGVNGGSITNVKHANYSISSTIGLAEQVSEETIDQIYVSIAGCGISSFNVHNEIIAANHEISDRDIKRVVFQTFEKYIEENVIIHNTPLKYHLDDMTDIKEVGGLYGKRLSADVNVVTASRPALTNIENCITNNGGLNMAGCIASAYSAGLACLSEDEKELGTAIVDIGGGCTAIGIFKRGKLVYASSVPIGGVHITRDIAYGLCTSIERAEYIKILYGSTIITSIDENEYITVQNSENDEPTQVFKSELINIIRPRVEEILEMVREQFQEQKDPINKVVITGGTSQLTSMKEIAGYIFNKQVRIGCPESCSGLDGEYDKNPVFSAAIGSIKLIVDTFYKNNSGMLGQDGKISKLYHWVKSKVTV, from the coding sequence ATGTACTCTGCAGTAATAGCAAAACCAAAGAGAAACGTTTTTGCTGTTCTAGACATAGGTACAACAAAGATTATTTGTCTAATCGTTAAAATAAATGACAACTTCAGCTATAAAGTAACAGGAACGGGCTATAAGATTGCAGAAGGTGTAAACGGTGGGTCGATAACTAATGTAAAACACGCAAATTACTCCATCTCATCAACTATAGGTTTAGCTGAGCAAGTGTCAGAGGAAACTATAGACCAAATATATGTGAGCATTGCTGGATGTGGCATCTCATCTTTTAATGTACATAATGAAATTATTGCAGCTAATCATGAAATTTCTGACCGGGATATAAAACGTGTAGTTTTTCAGACGTTTGAGAAATATATTGAAGAAAATGTTATCATTCACAATACACCACTGAAATATCACTTAGATGACATGACTGACATAAAAGAAGTTGGTGGATTGTACGGAAAAAGACTATCTGCTGATGTTAATGTTGTCACTGCTTCGCGTCCAGCGCTTACCAATATTGAAAACTGTATTACCAATAATGGTGGATTAAATATGGCAGGTTGTATTGCTTCTGCATATTCTGCAGGTCTTGCGTGTCTCAGTGAAGATGAAAAAGAGCTCGGGACTGCTATTGTTGATATAGGCGGTGGGTGCACTGCAATTGGAATTTTCAAAAGAGGGAAACTTGTGTATGCAAGCAGCGTTCCAATTGGTGGCGTTCATATCACTCGAGATATTGCTTACGGGCTATGCACAAGCATAGAACGTGCAGAGTATATAAAAATACTGTATGGTAGCACTATCATAACTTCAATAGATGAGAACGAATATATTACAGTCCAAAATAGTGAAAATGATGAACCTACTCAAGTATTCAAATCTGAGCTTATTAACATCATAAGACCAAGAGTTGAAGAAATACTTGAAATGGTAAGAGAGCAATTTCAAGAGCAGAAAGATCCAATTAATAAAGTAGTGATCACAGGTGGAACTAGTCAACTCACAAGCATGAAGGAAATTGCAGGCTATATATTCAATAAGCAAGTTCGAATTGGGTGCCCTGAGTCTTGTAGCGGTCTTGATGGCGAATATGATAAAAATCCTGTATTTTCTGCTGCTATAGGTTCTATAAAGCTAATAGTTGACACTTTCTATAAAAATAACTCTGGAATGCTCGGTCAAGATGGTAAAATAAGTAAGTTGTACCATTGGGTTAAATCAAAAGTTACAGTTTAA
- a CDS encoding ETC complex I subunit — MGIDDKVVFRIYKPTKTATQSGLGNTNLWHLKIESGSYYIEPLMGWIGSKDPKKQIVLKFDSLEKAIFYAKKRNVKYVIEMPKNVKRLPKSYASNFILK, encoded by the coding sequence ATGGGCATTGATGATAAAGTAGTTTTTAGGATTTATAAACCAACAAAAACTGCAACACAATCTGGTTTAGGTAATACAAATCTCTGGCACCTGAAAATTGAATCTGGTTCTTACTACATTGAACCTTTAATGGGATGGATTGGCTCAAAAGATCCAAAAAAACAGATTGTATTAAAGTTTGATTCTCTTGAAAAAGCAATATTCTACGCAAAAAAACGCAACGTTAAATACGTAATTGAAATGCCAAAAAATGTTAAGAGGCTGCCAAAATCTTACGCAAGCAATTTCATACTAAAGTAA
- the pth gene encoding aminoacyl-tRNA hydrolase, which translates to MHLIVGLGNPGSQYELTHHNTGFIVVDKIYKYWNFQSFSKKADYLITSGIINDNKIMLIKPYSFMNNSGIPVAKIRNFYKLSLDNIVVIHDDADLEIGRIKIKKGGSSAGHNGLKSIDSFIGNDYWRLRFGVGRPEDEKSLADYVLSKFSNFDNVTPLVEKIAKNIHLMLQGDNTAFINLIA; encoded by the coding sequence GTGCATCTGATAGTTGGACTTGGTAACCCTGGTAGTCAATATGAGTTAACTCATCATAATACCGGCTTCATCGTAGTTGATAAAATTTACAAATATTGGAATTTCCAGTCGTTTTCTAAAAAAGCCGATTATCTAATAACCTCTGGCATAATTAATGATAATAAAATCATGTTAATAAAGCCTTATTCATTTATGAATAATTCAGGCATCCCTGTTGCAAAAATACGAAACTTTTACAAATTATCGCTAGATAATATCGTTGTCATACACGATGACGCTGATTTGGAAATTGGAAGAATAAAAATAAAGAAAGGTGGTAGCTCTGCTGGCCATAATGGACTTAAATCCATAGATAGTTTTATTGGCAACGATTATTGGCGCTTGAGATTTGGAGTGGGTAGACCTGAAGATGAAAAAAGCTTAGCAGATTATGTATTATCAAAATTTTCAAATTTTGATAACGTTACTCCCTTAGTGGAAAAAATAGCAAAAAATATACACTTAATGCTGCAAGGAGATAATACAGCTTTTATCAATTTGATTGCATAA